A single region of the Aptenodytes patagonicus chromosome 7, bAptPat1.pri.cur, whole genome shotgun sequence genome encodes:
- the GPR152 gene encoding putative G-protein coupled receptor 152, with translation MELNQTSPLPTPPTLTTDGNDPCRIEVTDMAIDTVTVFICLCGLVGNGAVLWLLGFRIRRNPITVYILNLAVADFTFLLFMVASALIYVMSNISCSAVVSMMYLRSLFLLSLFSYNMGLYLLTAISIERCVSILCPLWYRCRRPQRLSAVVCALLWALSIIVIAAVTSLCLLHEHEHCRMALISMYVLNFLIFAPPMVISNVILFIKVLCGSKRRQPKRLYIVIFLTVLFFLTFGVPLSIWNFLQQFGYTVVPSQVVFLLACINSSINPFIYFLVGSCRRHCSLVSLQVAFRRVFEETGVTTIYS, from the coding sequence ATGGAGCTGAACCAGACATCCCCACTTCCTACACCACCCACGCTGACCACCGATGGAAACGATCCGTGCAGGATAGAGGTCACCGACATGGCCATAGACACTGTCACGGTGTTCATCTGCCTCTGTGGGCTGGTGGGGAACGGGGCCGTCCTCTGGCTCCTCGGCTTCCGCATCCGCAGAAACCCCATCACCGTCTACATCCTCAACCTGGCCGTCGCCGActtcaccttcctcctcttcatggtCGCCTCAGCCCTCATCTACGTGATGAGTAACATCTCCTGCTCCGCTGTTGTGTCTATGATGTACCTGAGGTCGCTTTTCCTGCTCTCGCTGTTCTCCTACAACATGGGCCTGTACCTCCTGACGGCCATCAGCATCGAGAGGTGCGTGTCCATCCTCTGCCCGCTCTGGtaccgctgccgccgcccccaGCGCTTGTCGGCCGTGGTGTGTGCCCTGCTCTGGGCCCTCTCCATCATTGTCATTGCTGCAGTGACTTCTCTGTGCCTGTTACACGAGCACGAGCACTGTCGGATGGCTCTCATCTCCATGTACGTCCTCAACTTCCTCATCTTTGCCCCACCCATGGTCATTTCCAATGTGATCCTGTTCATTAAGGTCCTGTGTGGCTCCAAGCGACGTCAACCCAAGAGGCTCTACATCGTTATCTTCCTCACCGTCCTCTTCTTTCTCACCTTTGGGGTTCCCCTCAGCATCTGGAATTTCCTGCAGCAGTTCGGCTACACCGTCGTGCCCTCCCAGGTTGTTTTCCTGCTCGCCTGCATCAACAGCAGCATCAACCCCTTCATCTACTTCTTGGTGGGGAGCTGCCGGAGGCACTGCTCCTTGGTGTCCCTCCAGGTCGCCTTCCGGAGGGTCTTCGAAGAGACGGGGGTCACCACGATCTACAGCTAA
- the RHOD gene encoding rho-related GTP-binding protein RhoD has translation MERERRGHSPGPPEAEVKAVIVGDGSCGKTSLLVAFARGDFPKVYVPTVFEKYTASLQVGGKPVKIHLWDTAGQEDYDRLRPLSYSDANVVLICFDVTNPISYDNILTKWYPEVTHFCKGVPVLLVGCKTDLRRDRAVLRKLQEGHLEPISYQQGEAMARQVHAVSYLECSARYQENVRDIFAEACSAALSAARRSQRRRRSRRGCVLC, from the exons ATGGAGCGGGAGCGCAGGGGGCACAGCCCGGGCCCCCCTGAGGCCGAAGTCAAGGCTGTCATCGTGGGGGACGGGAGCTGCGGAAAGACGTCTCTGCTGGTGGCCTTCGCCAGGGGGGACTTCCCCAAG GTCTACGTCCCCACCGTGTTCGAAAAGTACACGGCCTCCCTCCAGGTTGGCGGCAAGCCCGTGAAGATCCACCTCTGGGACACGGCAG GACAGGAAGACTACGACAGGCTTCGCCCACTGTCCTACTCGGACGCCAACGTTGTCCTCATCTGCTTTGATGTCACCAACCCCATCAGCTACGACAACATCCTTACCAAG TGGTACCCGGAGGTAACCCACTTCTGCAAGGGCGTCccggtgctgctggtgggctgcAAGACCGACCTGCGGCGGGACCGGGCGGTGCTGCGCAAGCTGCAGGAGGGACACCTGGAGCCCATCTCCTACCAGCAG GGAGAGGCCATGGCCCGGCAGGTCCACGCCGTGTCCTACTTGGAGTGCTCGGCCAGGTACCAGGAGAACGTCAGGGACATCTTTGCGGAGGCCTGCAGTGCCGCCCTCAGCGCCGCCCGCCGGAGCCAACGCAGGAGGCGATCCAGGAGGGGCTGCGTGCTCTGCTGA